The following coding sequences are from one Calditrichota bacterium window:
- a CDS encoding shikimate kinase: protein MIKHPQKNIYLIGFMGSGKSTVGPLLAKKMNRAFFDTDEWIINETGKTIPEIFAEDGEQFFREKEREAIQIVCKFKNMLVSVGGGAVVDSSNWLTLKKSGLMVYLQCDANEILNRVKNDLNRPLLSQAEDRLEKITSLLTQRAPIYEKADIIIDANNLTPELIAEKIYQKIKDFV from the coding sequence ATGATTAAACATCCTCAAAAAAATATTTACCTCATCGGCTTCATGGGCTCGGGCAAAAGCACTGTGGGGCCTTTACTGGCGAAAAAAATGAACCGCGCCTTTTTTGACACGGATGAATGGATCATCAACGAAACCGGCAAAACCATTCCGGAAATTTTCGCTGAAGACGGCGAACAATTTTTTCGCGAAAAAGAGCGGGAAGCGATTCAAATTGTCTGCAAGTTCAAAAATATGCTGGTGTCTGTCGGCGGGGGCGCTGTAGTGGATTCGAGCAACTGGCTGACTCTCAAAAAATCCGGTCTGATGGTTTACTTGCAGTGCGACGCAAATGAGATTTTAAACAGAGTGAAAAATGATTTGAACAGGCCTTTATTGAGTCAAGCGGAGGACAGGCTGGAAAAAATAACAAGTTTGCTGACTCAAAGGGCGCCAATTTATGAAAAAGCGGACATCATCATTGACGCGAATAATCTGACGCCGGAGTTGATTGCCGAGAAAATTTACCAGAAAATTAAGGATTTTGTATGA
- the aroB gene encoding 3-dehydroquinate synthase — translation MSEIAVELGERSYPIIIAANALADLPLILEEGSVTKKFVLITDTRVSSLYGKKVLASLSDANFDVEYIEVAEGESSKQLSIYEYVVRKMITAGIDRSSAVLALGGGVVGDLAGFVAATYMRGIDFVQVPTTLLAQTDSSVGGKVGINLPEGKNLIGAFHQPKFVVIDPLVLKTLDRRELNAGFGEVVKYALIRDKELFALLDETEILSAQKLDFDLLEQIIARCCENKAEIVAQDEKEGGLRRILNFGHTPAHALEAATGYRYFRHGEAVIWGMRVMTYISVAEKLISKEKFKRIDKFMKRMPVPPVPKEISSVELLQYMKKDKKRISEKLPLILLSDIGATKIVTNLPEEKLRMAMDKVFNLERS, via the coding sequence ATGAGCGAAATTGCTGTTGAATTAGGTGAACGCAGCTATCCGATAATCATTGCTGCGAATGCATTAGCGGATTTGCCTCTTATTTTGGAAGAAGGGTCTGTAACAAAAAAGTTCGTACTCATCACTGACACTCGCGTGAGTTCACTGTACGGAAAAAAGGTTCTTGCTTCATTATCGGATGCTAATTTTGACGTGGAATACATTGAAGTTGCTGAGGGCGAATCTTCCAAACAACTGTCAATTTACGAATACGTCGTACGCAAAATGATTACTGCCGGCATCGATCGCAGTTCGGCTGTTCTGGCTCTCGGCGGGGGTGTCGTCGGTGATTTAGCCGGATTTGTCGCAGCGACTTACATGCGTGGCATAGATTTCGTTCAGGTTCCCACAACATTGCTCGCCCAAACGGATAGCAGTGTCGGCGGAAAAGTGGGCATAAATTTGCCTGAAGGGAAAAATTTGATTGGCGCATTTCACCAGCCGAAATTCGTTGTCATTGATCCGCTCGTGCTCAAAACATTGGATCGCCGAGAACTAAATGCCGGATTCGGCGAAGTTGTCAAGTATGCCCTGATACGCGACAAAGAGTTGTTTGCGTTGCTGGATGAGACAGAAATTCTGTCAGCACAAAAGTTGGATTTCGATTTGCTCGAACAAATTATCGCTCGCTGCTGTGAAAACAAGGCGGAAATTGTTGCGCAGGATGAGAAAGAAGGCGGACTGCGGCGGATTTTGAATTTCGGCCACACTCCCGCACATGCGTTGGAGGCAGCGACTGGCTACCGATATTTCCGCCACGGCGAAGCAGTCATCTGGGGCATGCGTGTTATGACTTACATTTCTGTTGCGGAAAAATTGATTTCAAAAGAAAAATTTAAGCGCATCGATAAGTTCATGAAGCGGATGCCGGTACCGCCTGTGCCGAAAGAGATTAGCAGCGTTGAATTACTGCAATACATGAAGAAAGACAAAAAACGAATCAGCGAAAAATTGCCTTTGATTCTACTGAGCGACATTGGTGCGACAAAAATTGTTACAAATTTGCCGGAAGAAAAATTGAGAATGGCAATGGACAAAGTATTCAATTTGGAGCGAAGTTGA
- the aroQ gene encoding type II 3-dehydroquinate dehydratase, translated as MAQEFLVIHGPNLNLLGEREPEIYGQMRLADLNREIKKYARARGVKISFFQSNHEGEIIDRIHSVRKKITGLIINPGALTHYSYALRDAIAGTQIPTVEVHLSDIHNREPFRKISVIKDVCLQQISGLGKESYFRGIDRIINEKSK; from the coding sequence ATGGCGCAAGAATTTTTAGTGATTCACGGCCCGAATTTAAATTTGCTCGGCGAGCGCGAACCGGAAATTTACGGACAGATGCGCCTCGCTGATTTGAATCGTGAAATAAAAAAATATGCCAGAGCCAGAGGTGTAAAAATCTCCTTTTTTCAATCCAATCACGAAGGTGAAATCATCGATCGGATTCATTCTGTGAGAAAAAAAATAACTGGTTTGATTATTAACCCCGGCGCCCTGACTCATTACAGCTATGCGTTGCGAGACGCCATTGCCGGGACGCAAATTCCCACCGTGGAAGTCCATTTGTCCGATATTCACAATCGCGAGCCATTCAGGAAAATTTCTGTGATCAAAGATGTTTGTTTGCAACAGATTTCAGGGCTGGGAAAGGAGAGTTATTTTCGGGGAATTGATCGAATAATAAATGAAAAAAGTAAGTGA
- a CDS encoding co-chaperone GroES, translating into MSDVKIEKEIVVIGDRILINPDTDKQKTPSGLYLPQGVTTKEQIHSGLVLKTGPGYILPATDSSEPWLEKQIKPRYIPLQVHPGDYAIFLRKEAVEIEYENKKYLIVPQSAVLAVVRDKISPEIEE; encoded by the coding sequence ATCAGCGACGTGAAAATAGAAAAAGAGATTGTCGTCATCGGGGACCGGATTTTGATTAATCCGGACACTGACAAACAAAAAACACCCAGCGGTCTTTACCTGCCGCAAGGTGTCACCACAAAAGAACAAATTCACAGCGGCCTGGTGCTCAAAACAGGCCCCGGCTACATTTTACCGGCAACTGATTCGTCCGAGCCCTGGCTGGAAAAACAAATTAAACCGCGCTACATTCCGCTGCAAGTCCACCCCGGCGATTACGCCATTTTCCTGCGCAAAGAGGCAGTCGAGATCGAATATGAAAATAAAAAATATCTCATTGTCCCGCAATCCGCGGTGCTGGCTGTTGTGCGGGATAAAATTTCTCCGGAAATCGAAGAATAA
- a CDS encoding nuclease yields VSRDYLRQLILDRDVFIETIKDRKGKYGRYLGEIWATDENGEYYNVNDRMMKEGYAEPYGG; encoded by the coding sequence GTATCTCGAGATTATCTCAGACAACTCATTCTCGACCGCGATGTTTTCATTGAGACGATCAAAGACAGGAAAGGAAAATACGGCAGATACCTCGGCGAAATCTGGGCGACGGATGAAAATGGCGAATACTACAACGTAAATGATCGTATGATGAAGGAAGGCTACGCCGAACCGTATGGGGGATGA